The Clostridium aceticum genomic interval CATTATTACAGGAAGGTATAAAACTAAATCCTATTACTTAAGGGGATATAAATTATGAAGAAAGAATTAAATATCTATGCAGCAGGTGATAATGGTTTGATTATTGAATTTGGTCAGTGTATCAGCGAAGAAATCAATAGGGAAATAAGAAGCTTTCTATACTATTTGGAGATTCACACAAATAAGTTTGAAGAAATTGTTGAAATTATTCCCACTTATACTACCTTGTTTATTTTGTACAATCCTTTAGTATCTACTTATCAAGAGCTAGTAGACAAGCTAAGTCATGCAAAGGAGGAGATTTTTCAAACAGAAATCCCTGAACCACATGTTATCCACATTCCTGTACTATATGGAAAGGAATATGGCCCTGACTTAGCTGCAGTAGCACAGCATAATGACTTATCCGTAGAAGAGGTAATTGCTATCCATAGCAGCCGTCCTTACCTCATCTATATGATTGGCTTCACCCCCGGTTTCCCATATCTAGGAGGGATGTCAGAGAAAATTGCAACACCTCGGCTTAAGGTGCCTAGACAAAAAATTTCTGCAGGTTCTGTGGGAATAGCAGGGAAACAAACTGGTATTTATCCTATTGACAGTCCTGGTGGTTGGCAGGTGATAGGAAGAACACCGGCTAAGTTATTTGATCCTTCCAGGGAACCAGCTGTGTTACTTAAGGTAGGGGACTATTTAGTTTTTGAGGCCATTGATGATAAAGACTATAAAAAAATAAATCAGCTGGTAGAAAAAAATCAATATCAAGCTAAAATAACTAAATATGAGGAGTGGAAATAATGTCTAAAATCTCAATTGTAAAGCCTGGACTTATGACTACAATTCAAGATCAAGGTAGAACAGGGTATCAACATTTTGGCATGCCGGTGGCGGGGGCAATGGATATATACTCCTTGCAGTTGGCCAATTTACTAGTAGGAAATCAACGATTTGAAGCAGCCCTTGAAATCACTTTGATGGGTCCAGAAATTTTCTTCCATGATACAAGAACAGTTGCTATTACAGGTGGAGAAATCAGCATTACCGTCAATGATAGGCTGGTGCCCATGTATCAAACAATTTACTTGCAAAAAGGGGATACACTAAAGCTTGCCAATGTGTCAGTAGGAAGTCGTTCTTATTTAGCGATTTCTGGAGGATTTCATATAGAAAAAGTAATGGGAAGCTATGCTACCTACATGAGAGGAAATATAGGAGGGTTTCATGGGAGAAAGCTAATGACAGGGGATGAAATACCACTAAATCAAGAAAAACATCAAGGATATATAGGTACCAGAAGAGTACCTGTACCTCTGATTCCTGATCTTCATACAAAAAATATTCGAGTAATTATGGGACCAGAAGATGCCGCTTTTACTGAAGAAGGGAAAAGGGTATTTCAAAGAAGTGAGTACCAAGTTTCTAATCAATCGGATAGAATGGGGTATCGTTTAGAAGGACCGAAAATACAGCATGTCTCTGAAGCAGATATTATTTCAGGGGGGATCAACCTAGGAGCAATTCAAGTACCTGGAGAAGGTGTACCGATTATTATGATGGCTGACCGTCAAACCACAGGAGGGTATACAAAAATAGCTAATGTGATCTCTATAGACATCCCCTTGGTGGCTCAAAAAAAACCTGGCGATTCAATAAAGTTTGATGTCATCACTGTTGAAGAGGCACAGATGCTGCTTAGACAAAAAGAAAAAGAGCTAAAAAACTTAGAAGAGGAATTTCGCTTCATGTCTAAGAAGATCCACTCTGTAAAGGAATATCTTATTAAAGTAAAAGAAAATAGTTACCACGTAAGAGTGGAAGAGATAGAGGATGATGAGTAGATAGGGAGTCGTAGCTAAAAAAATTACTATAGGTGTTATAAAATAGATGAAATTTATAAAAAGGAGAAAATCAGATGAAGTTAGTAAGTAGGTTAATAAAGACTTTGCTGGTAATGATTTTTGTGCTTTCTCTAGATCAAACTTATCTAAATATAACAACTACAAAAGTATTACCTTCAACTGTACAAGTTCATAATCAGGAAGCTGTTGATGAAGAAAAGATGTTATATGAAAGGGGGGGAGTCTACATAGAAGATGAGGAACCGGAAGATGCAAACAACACTAACCTCAATCCAATTTTTGCAAGAGAAGATTTGTCAGAAGAAGTTATCCAAAGAATCAGTGGTGTATCTTGGAAAGAAGGGGCACCTATTGCATTGAGTGACTTGTCCTATTTGATCGTTAGCTACTGGAATTTTGATGGACAAGAGTGTATAGGAGAACTCATTGTTTATAGAAAAATTGCTGAGGAAATGTTAGAGATCTTTCAAGAGTTGTATGAAGCAGAATTTCCTATTGCAAAAATGAAACTCATTGATGAATACGGAGCTGATGATGATTTATCAATGCAGGATAACAATACTTCTGCATTTTGTTTTAGAAAGATTGAAGGAAGTCAAAAAATATCAAAACATGGTTATGGTATAGCCATTGATATAAACCCTATACAAAACCCTTATGTTAAAGGAAATAAAGTTTTACCTTCGGAAGGTAAAACATATCTTAATCGAAAAGATATTAGAAAAGGCATGATTACTGAAGGAGATGTATGTTATAATGCTTTTGTTACTAGAGGATGGGTATGGGGAGGTCAGTGGAAAACTGTTAAAGACTATCAACATTTTGAAAAAGATATTATTTAAGTGGAGGAGGAGGATGGGATTGTTTTTTAAGAAAACAATTGAATTAGACCCTATAAAGTTTCCAATAGATAGTAGTACTTCCTTTAGATGTCCTTGATTACCACCCACATCTAAAGGAAGTTTTTATTTTTAAGGTTTGTTAAAGATAAGGGTATCAGTTTTGAACACTAGGCAGTTCAGCAATAAAAGTCGTACTTTCACTTAAAATACTTTTGGCATAGATTCTTCCCCCGTGGTGTTGAAGAATTGTTTTAGCAATGGCTAGACCAAGACCATGCCCTCCGCTTTTTCTTGATCGAGATTTATCAATACGATAAAATCTATGAAATATTTTATCTATATGTTCTGGAGGTATGCCTTCACAACTGTTGGTTACAGATAAATAAAGGGTATTATAGTGTCTTTTTAAAGAGATATTTATAATACTTTTGTTATCTGTATACTTTATAGCATTATCCAAAAGAATCATCACTACTTGTTGGAGTTGCTGGTTATTGCCATGTGTAATCAGATTAGGTTCAATAGCATAGTCTAGAGAAATATTGTTTTCAAAAATAACAGCCTCCATTGTTAAAATAATATTTTCCACCGCTTCACTTAGGTTAAAGTCTGTAAAGACTAGCTTTATATCTGAATAGTCTACTTGGGTTAAATATAAAAGATCTTTAATTAAATTTGTCATTCTCTCGGTTTCTGATTTAATATAATAAAGCCATTTTGCCTGATTCTTTACAGCTTCTTCTCCACTGGATAAGAGGACATCAAGATTTGTGGTGATGACAGCAAGTGGTGTCTTTAGTTCATGGGAAGCATCTGCGATAAACTGTTTTTGTTGTTCAAAGGCTTCTTTAATAGGTTGTATGGACTTATTTGCAAAAAATTTACTAATAAAAAAAATAACAATCAGCATAATAAAACCAACGATGAAAAAGGTGTAAATAAGATTTGTAAGAAAATCCTGTTGGGGCGTAATATCTAAAAACACTATTTTATAATCATTAAAATGAGGTTTTATCATAAATCTCCAATACTTATCCTCAAGTTTCAAACTTCCTGTACTGCTATCTTGGGACAATGCAGAACTTTTTGCGGCTTCGAAAAATGTTTCCTCCATGGTAAAGATAGAGGAAGTATCTAATAGCCCACCTTCATTGTCGATGATGAGAACAAATGACACAGAAGGTTTCGGGGGCGGTTCTCCGGGATTGAACTCAGGGGATGTTCTGCCATCATCAAAGTTACGTGCTCCTTGAGGAGATCTGTCATTTGTTTTACGGTTAAATTCTGATATCCTATGAAGCTCCATCTGAATATTTCTGTGAACATTATTATAGGTGATGAAGTAGATAGAGCTAAAAGCCAGAATCATCATAACTGAAATGATGACTAAATTAAGAATAAGAAATTTATTTCTCAGCTGTTGAAACACTTAACTTTTCACCTCCAAGATATAGCCTACACCTCGTAGCGTATTGATAGCGACTTCTGAATGAAGAAACAGAAGTTTTTTTCTTAAAAAGGAAATATAAACCTCTACATGATTATGTTCCACTTCAGAATCAAATCCCCAGAGTTTTTCTATAATTAATTCCTTAGAAGAAACAAGATTTTTCCGTAAAATCAGAAGTGCCAACAGTTCACTTTCTTTTAAAGTAAGTTTTACATCTTTATTTCCGCTAGATAGCTTAAGGGTTGCGGTATTTAATTCAATATCTCCATATTTTAAGGCATTATCGGGAAGGATTTCCCCTTTTCTTCTGGATATAGCTCTTATCCTTGCTAATAACTCGTCTGTAGCAAAGGGCTTGGCTACATAATCATCAGCACCGCTGTCTAAGCCTACGATTTTATCAGAAATTTCTCCTTTTGCAGTAAGAAGAATGACGGGCGTGGTGATTCCTTCTTGTCGAATGTTTTTAAGAATGCTGAGGCCATTCATCTTAGGAAGCATGATGTCTAAAAGGATTACATCGTAAATGTCACTTAAAGCGTAATCTAATCCAGACGCTCCATCATGAAAAATATCCACCGTGTAATTATTTTTCTTTAATATTTGTGCCAAAGCTTCTGCTAGATAAATTTCATCTTCTATAATCAATATTCGCATACTATACCTCCGGTTTCTTTCCTTATATTATAGCACACAGATCCTTAAACCAACCTTAAATCAAAGGACTTATCGATGGTTAAATCTATGTAAAATTTTAAGCTTTTTTTAAGGTTCAACTTGTAAAATGAAATCAATCCAAGAAAATCAGTAAAGAAAGGAGGGGTAAAATGGCAAAAGAAGTCTTTAATAGATATGAAAACAAGTTTTTAGTTGATTATGCTACTTATCAAAAACTTCAAGACCAATTACATAGTTATATGGAGATGGATGAATTTAATAAGTCTCAGAAATTTTACACCATATGCAATATCTACTACGATACAAAGGATGATTATTTAATAAGAAATTCCTTGGGAAAACCTAAATACAAGGAAAAGTTTCGGTTGAGGGCATACGGTATTCCTAGAGAGGATGAGGAAGTATACTTAGAGGTTAAAAAGAAGGTGTATGGCTTGGTAAATAAAAGAAGAACAAAATTAAAACTAAAGGAAGCCTATGCTTTTGCAGCTACAGGTATAAAACCTGAAGTAAAACCCTATATGAACCCACAGGTGTTGAAGGAACTGGAGTATGTTTTCCAAATATATGACCTTGAACCAAGACTCTACTTAGCATACGATAGAAAAGCATTTTTCAGTAAAGAAGATAAAGATTTAAGAATTACTTTTGATACAAATATAAGAACACGAAGGTATAATCTAAAGCTGGAAGCTGGCGATTATGGGGAGAAATTATTAAAAGCTGACCAATGGCTGATGGAGGTTAAAGCAGAAAAAAGCATCCCTGTATGGTTGTCAAAAATACTCTCAGAAAATAAGGTGTATAAAACAAGCTTTTCAAAGTATGGTGCAGAATACCAGAGGATGCTATTAAATCATAAAAATGGGAAGGGAGAAATAAAATTATGCTTGAATCAATACTTAACACAACTTCAATTTACACCTCGATCCCTTTAGGAACGGCGATGTTGACAATTGTTATTTCTTTTATCTTAGGTGGGTTTGTAAGTTTTACTTATATGAAAACCTGCGAAAAGAATAGTTATTCAAGAAACTTTTTTCTGACACTGGTGTTGATTCCCATGGTAATTGCAATCATTATTCTTTTAATCGGAAGCAATGTTGCAAGAGCCTTTAGTTTGGCTGGAGCCTTTTCTATTATTAGGTTTAGGAGTGCCCCTGGGGACCCTAAGGATATTGCTTACGTTCTTTTTACCATGGCGGCAGGGCTTGCTTGTGGGGTAGGGGTTTATGGCTACGCAGTTATGTTTACAACAGTTCTTTGTATTCTTATGCTGCTGCTAAGTTTCTTCAACATTGGTGAGAAAAATTTCTCTCAGAAGTTGATAAAAATAACCATACCTGAAGATTTAGATTTTGAGGGTGCATTTGATGAAGTGTTTGAAAAGTTTACAGACAGTTATCAACTTATAAAAGTTAGAACCATTGATCTAGGCACCCTGTATCAGCTGGATTATACAGTAACGATGCATCATAAGACAAATCAAAAAGAGTTTTTAGATGCACTGCGTTGTAGAAACGGAAACTTAAATATTACATTAGCACTATCTGCTGATGGAAGAGAATGATATTTATAAATGGAGGGATTGGTAATGGATAGATTAAATATGTTAAAAAGCATAACAGCACTTGGACTAAGTGGCATACTACTGTTTGTATCCATCACTGTTTTTGAAACACATGCTACAGACTTATCAGAATTATCTCGGTTATTATTTGCAACGGAGTCGGAACTTTCTGCAGATTATGAAGCAATATTTAGTAAGGATGGCATCGTTGATATTCATGTAGAGGTTGGGGAAGAAGACTGGGCTAGTATTCTTGCAGCACCAATGGAGGAGGAGTATAAAACTGCAAAGATAACAGTGGATGGAATTACTTTAGAAAATATAGGTTTTCGAACAAAGGGAAACTCCTCTTTAAAATCTGTTGCAAGAAGTGACTCTGAGCGTTATAGCTTCAAAATCAATATTAACAAATATGTTAAGACACAAACGCTTCTAGGGCTGGATGAATTTGTTGTAAACAACAACTTCTCAGATCCTTCTTATCTTAGAGAATATTTAAGCTATGAAGCTTTACGAGAACTTGGGGCGGATGTGCCTCTTACTAACTTTGCAAATGTTTATATCAATGGTGAACTGTATGGTTTTTACCTTATGGTGGAATCTATTGAAGACAGCTTCTTAGTGAGAAGCTTCGGTGATGATGGCGGCAGTTTATACAAAGCAGATCAAGGCAGTGATCTCAAGTATGTAGAAGGTAGTGACTACAATACTTTAGAATTAAAATCAGGAAAGGACAAAAGCAAAACAGATCTTAAAAACTTTATCAAGATTTTAAATGAGATGCCAGAAGGAGAAAAAGGAGATATTGAGAGTGTACTGGAGGTAGATAGTGTATTAAGGTATTTTGCAGTAAATACAGTTTTGGGTAATTACGATAGCTATCATGGCAATAAGTCACATAATTATTATTTATATGGTCAGGATGGAAAATTCACTATTTTACCATGGGACTATAATATGTCTATTGCAGGATTTGGTGGGGGTGACCTTACAACCATTCCAATTGATGAGCCTGTCATGAGGGAAGATATAAAAAATTTCCCCCTAATTAATAATCTATTGGCGGTAGAGGAGTACAAAGAAAAATATCATAAGTACCTAGAGGAACTCCTTGATTATTTGGAAGACTTTGAAGACAGAGTGACAAAGTTAGGGGATAAGATAAGAGCTTATGTTGAGGCAGATCCTACAAAATTTTATACCATGGAGCAATTTGAGGCGAGTATAACCTATTCTGAAACCAACGAAAATATAACAATGCCTCCACAAAATATGAGAACAGAATTAGAAGGGGAAATGCAAAGACAGATACCTCCGGGAAATCGACCTGAAATGCTACAAGAATTTATGGATGGAAATATGCCTGAAAGGCTTCAAGGAGATCAAAAAGGAGATGGACCCGAAATATCACAGGAGTTTATGAATGGAGATGGGCCTGAAGGGGATCGGAAGAGAGAGCGACCTGAAATGCCACAGGGGGATATAAATGGAGATCGCCCAGAAAGACCACAAGGAGATATGCGGGGTGGTGGTATGATGGGCACTTCAACTTCTATTGTGAATTTTATAAGGGCTAGGGTGGAGAACGTCAAAAAGCAGCTAGCTGGTGAGCTTTCTACCATAGGGAATACAAGCATCACCAAACCTAAGGATTAGCAGGATAATTTCAATCATAGCATGTAGGATGTTATATTGTTAAAGCAATTGCCCTCATCGGATCAAATTAGAAATAAATAATAATCCCTTCAGAGGAAGATTGATTTATCAATCATAATCTGAAGGGATTTTAACTTATAGAAGGAACTAAAATAATCTTTGCAAAATTTTTTGAAAAATCTTATATAAAAAGATTGACAACATAATCACAGTATGATAAATTCTAAAAAAGAAAATCTGTATTTCCGATAGGAATAGTAAGAATTGATTTTTAAGGGGGCTTATTATGACAATTAAAATGAATGGTGAAGAAAAACAACTGGAAAAAGAAATGAATATATTGGAATTCTTAGCAGTTCAACAGGTAGAGATGCCGGAGATGGTTTCGGTAGAATTAAATGGAGAGATAATAGATCGGGATGATTTTGAAACTATTTTCATTAAAGAAAATGATGTGATAGAGCTTTTATACTTCATGGGGGGTGGGGGCTTTGGATTTTAATGATCATCAAATAGAAAGATATTCAAGACATATTATTTTATCAGAAGTAGGTGTTGAAGGACAGCAAAAACTGTTGGATGCGAAGGTACTTGTGATAGGAACTGGAGGTTTAGGGGCTCCCGCCGCTATGTTTTTAGCAGCAGCAGGGATCGGTACCATAGGTTTAGTAGATGCTGATCGAGTAGACCTATCCAACTTGCAAAGACAAATTATCCATCAAACAAAAGATGTTGGTAAATTAAAGGTGGTATCCGGCAAGGAAACGATTAATGAAATGAATCCAGATGTAAAGGTCATTACTTATGATACTTTTGTAAACACTTCAAACATCTTGGATATTATCAAAGACCAAGATTATGACTTTATCATTGATGGGACAGATAACTTTGCTGCTAAATTTTTAATCAACGATGCCTGTGTCCTTGCCAAGAAGCCTTTTTCCCATGCTGGTATTATAAGGTTTCATGGACAGCTGACTACCTATATTCCAGATAACAATACGCCTTGTTATCGATGTATATTTAAAGAACCACCGCCAGAGGGAGCTGTCCCTACCTGTAGTCAAGCAGGGGTGTTAGGGGTTATGGGAGGTGTGATTGGTACACTTCAGGCGACAGAAGCCATTAAATACATCTTAGGAATTGGGGAAAGTTTAGCTGGATATTTATTAACCTATGATGCCATCACAATGGAATTTAGAAAAATAAAAATAAGACATAATGCTAAATGTGGGGTATGTGGTAGTGCACCTACAATAAAAGAATTGACAGATGCAGAATATAAACCTCCTGTTTGCGGAATATAAATTAATGGGTTTAAAGAGCTTAAAGAGGTGATAGCTAGTGATCATAAAAATATCAAAAGAAGATTATAACAAAATCATAAAACAAGCAAAAGAAGAATTTCCATTAGAATGTTGTGGGCTACTGGCAGGTATAAAAACAGAGGATGAAATCTTCATAAAAAAAACTTATCCCCTTACCAATATCGATCAAAGCAGTGAGCATTTTTCTATGGATCCGAAGGAACAGTTTGCTGCTGTAAAACAGATGAGGGCAGATGGATATGTTTTGGTGGGTAACTATCATTCCCATCCCTATACACCCTCTAGACCATCAGAGGAGGATAAGCGATTGGCTTATGATGGCAATATGCTTTATGGCATACTGTCTTTAAAAGACCAACAACCGATACTTAATTTTTTTAGAATTATAGATAATCAATTGATAGAAAAGCTGGAATGGCTATTTGCCTAGACTATTATAAGGGGGAAATATGATGATCAAGATACCTCAGCAGGTTATTGAGGAAGAAAAAAGTTATAGAGATAAAGTAGAAGATTTGAAAAAAGGTATTATTGAGGCAGAGAGGTTTAAACCCTACAGAGTTTCTATGGGAATATATGAACAAAGGGACAATGATACTTATATGATTAGAACCAGAATTCCGTCGGGCGTAGTTAGTTTAAAACAACTAAGAAAAATCAGTGAACTGGCGAAGAAACATGCACATGGCTATATCCATTTTACAACGAGGCAAGATATTCAATTTCATAAGGTTACACTGGATGATACGGTAGACATCATGGAGGGACTTTTAGAAGTAGACATCGTTACAAGAGGTACAGGTGGAAATACTGCAAGGAATGTAGGTGCATCTCCCTTGTCTGGTGTGTCCCAAGAAGATGTATTTGACGTGACACCTTATGCTCTAGCCACAACCGAATATGCCCTTAAAGATCCTACCATGCTGAATCTACCTAGGAAATATAAGATGGCTTATTCCAGTTCTCCAGAGGATACGGGAAATGCAACCATTGCTGACTTAGGCTTTGTTGCAAAAATAGAAGACGGAGAAAAAGGCTTCGAGGTATACGGTGCTGGGGGATTGGGAGGCAGTCCTAATGTGGCTATTAAGCTAGAAGATTTCATTCCTGCTTCAGAAGTGCTGTATCATGTTCAAGCCATGAAGGAGTTGTTTGAAAATGAAGGAGACAGAAGCAACAAGCATAAGGCTCGTATAAGATATATACTACAACGCTTAGGTGAAGAAGGCTTTAAAGCCAAATATCAAGAGATTTTACAAAAAGTTAAAGAAGAGAAGCCGCTGGAGGTCTTTTTTAAGGAAGAAATTCCGACTAAACAGATAGGTAAACCCAATGATATTTCACATCCTCTTGTAACACAGCAAAAGGACGAAGGACATTACGCTTTATATGTGCATGCTGAAAATGGCAATCTAGAGGTTGAAAATCTTGACAAAGTGATTGATTTTATAGATGCCCTAGAATATCAAGCTTCTATAAGATTAACCAGTACCCAGGGATTTTTTGTAAGGGATTTGATAGGAAATGATATAAAAAAGTTACTGGAAATCGTAAGCAGCTTTACTTCTCCATTTGATATTGATAATTCAGTTGCATGTGCTGGTGCTGCCACCTGTAAACTGGGTTTATGTTTATCACAAAACCTTTTATCCGCTATAAAAGATAGATTTTCAAAGGTAGATGAGACCATAAAAACACAGCTTCCAAGAATTTTTATTTCTGGTTGCCAAAACTCTTGTGGGCAACATCAAAAAGGAGAAGTTGGTTTATATGGTAAAGCCAAAAGGGTAGCTGACGGATTAGTACCTATGTACGCTGTGTTGTTTGGGGGAGCTGTAGGTGTAGGTAAGGCTGTTTTAGGTAAGGACTATGGCATGATTCCAGCCCAAAAGATCCCAGACTTTTTATATGAGTTAGCTAACCTCAAAAAAGAGAGTGGGATAACAGAGGTTACAGCCTTTGTAAAAAAAGAAAAAGAGGCAGTAGTTAAACTGATAGACAGTTTTTCCAGCATAGAGTCTGAAACCGAGAATCCTAAGCTATATTATGATTTTGGTTCAGAGGAAAAGTTTTCTCTTAAAGGCAGAGGGCCGGGAGAATGTAGCGCAGGTGTGTTAGATGTTATTCAACTGGACATTTCCAACGCCGAGAGCTATATCAGTGACTTTGAAAAGACAAAGGAATCCATCAAACTATATCATGCCAGCGTGTCAGCAGCAAGGGCACTCCTAATACTGAAGGGTGTAGATACGACAAAGGATAGATTGATTCTTAAAGAATTTTCCACTCATTTTATAGATACAGGTTATGTAAAAGAAAGTATAAAAAAGCTGATAGAGAACCTTTTAGATTATAAACTTGGAGATTTAGACAGCTTAGAAAAAAATTATGAAGAAGTAAAATACCTGCTTCACAGGGTGAGCCAGATGCATGCATCCTTAAATCCAAAGTTAGAAATTACATTGGCTAAAGAGCAGGAAACAGAAGGTGCAGAAGATGCAGAGGGAGTAGTGGCGTTAACGACGGATACTTCATTAAAGATCGTGGACTTAAAGGGTGTAAAGTGCCCCATCAATTTTGTTAAGGCAAAGGTAGAAATAGCGAAAATTTCATCCAACGAGACCATAGGCTTTTATTTAGACAATGGAGACCCTATAGCAAATGTTCCTAGAAGTCTTGCTGAAGAAGGGCATGAAATTATAAAAATAGATGATAAGTATGAGGGATATAACTTGCTTATTGTCAAGAAAAAATAGAGGGGACTTAGAAATGCTTTATGATAATATTCTTCAAACCATAGGAAATACACCTACAGTAAAATTGAACAATATGGCAGTAGATGGTGATGCAGAGGTTTATTTAAAGTTAGAAATGTTTAACCCTGGAGGCTCTGTCAAGGATAGAATCGCTTTGAATATGATTGAAGATGCTGAGGAAAAAGGTCTAATTAAGCCAGGAGATACCATCGTAGAACCCACCAGTGGTAATACAGGCATAGGTCTGGC includes:
- a CDS encoding M67 family metallopeptidase, which encodes MIKISKEDYNKIIKQAKEEFPLECCGLLAGIKTEDEIFIKKTYPLTNIDQSSEHFSMDPKEQFAAVKQMRADGYVLVGNYHSHPYTPSRPSEEDKRLAYDGNMLYGILSLKDQQPILNFFRIIDNQLIEKLEWLFA
- a CDS encoding sulfurtransferase TusA family protein, coding for MIKIPQQVIEEEKSYRDKVEDLKKGIIEAERFKPYRVSMGIYEQRDNDTYMIRTRIPSGVVSLKQLRKISELAKKHAHGYIHFTTRQDIQFHKVTLDDTVDIMEGLLEVDIVTRGTGGNTARNVGASPLSGVSQEDVFDVTPYALATTEYALKDPTMLNLPRKYKMAYSSSPEDTGNATIADLGFVAKIEDGEKGFEVYGAGGLGGSPNVAIKLEDFIPASEVLYHVQAMKELFENEGDRSNKHKARIRYILQRLGEEGFKAKYQEILQKVKEEKPLEVFFKEEIPTKQIGKPNDISHPLVTQQKDEGHYALYVHAENGNLEVENLDKVIDFIDALEYQASIRLTSTQGFFVRDLIGNDIKKLLEIVSSFTSPFDIDNSVACAGAATCKLGLCLSQNLLSAIKDRFSKVDETIKTQLPRIFISGCQNSCGQHQKGEVGLYGKAKRVADGLVPMYAVLFGGAVGVGKAVLGKDYGMIPAQKIPDFLYELANLKKESGITEVTAFVKKEKEAVVKLIDSFSSIESETENPKLYYDFGSEEKFSLKGRGPGECSAGVLDVIQLDISNAESYISDFEKTKESIKLYHASVSAARALLILKGVDTTKDRLILKEFSTHFIDTGYVKESIKKLIENLLDYKLGDLDSLEKNYEEVKYLLHRVSQMHASLNPKLEITLAKEQETEGAEDAEGVVALTTDTSLKIVDLKGVKCPINFVKAKVEIAKISSNETIGFYLDNGDPIANVPRSLAEEGHEIIKIDDKYEGYNLLIVKKK